The Phycisphaeraceae bacterium genome includes a window with the following:
- a CDS encoding DNA-binding transcriptional regulator, with amino-acid sequence MSPPARPRLRRDRTRPRVAVRLDLASAYGRSEAIGLARYVANGQPWRVELSVADENPQSIRHIDADGLIMPVTTQAMRDEVMRLGIPVVSIAGNLEGPGLPVVTVDHHAVGRMAAEFFMDRGFEHFAYAGLDGRYYVSRRFGGYAERLREAGATCVQHITGISGSTGRPSATARRRLRQWLQARITPTALFVCDDLHAVMVLEEARSIGLRIPEELAVLAVDNDELTCNLSDPPLSSIDHGSQQIGYQAGRLLDSLLRGEAAPEAPVVVPPQDLIARRSTDTYPRTHPDISRAIAFMHAHLQHPVSVDEIAEAASVSRRSLEKLFREVLHRSVLEEYHRLRIEAIKLSLTQGDQPLKRIAEEMGFSTVHYFSSFFSRRVGMAPAAWRKMANGR; translated from the coding sequence TCTCCACCCGCCCGCCCCCGCCTCCGACGTGATCGAACCCGCCCCCGGGTTGCGGTGCGTCTGGACCTTGCCAGCGCGTATGGCCGCTCCGAAGCGATTGGTCTGGCCCGCTACGTCGCCAACGGACAGCCTTGGCGGGTGGAGCTCTCCGTCGCTGATGAGAACCCGCAGAGCATTCGGCATATCGATGCGGACGGCCTCATCATGCCGGTCACAACGCAGGCGATGCGTGACGAGGTCATGCGGCTTGGCATCCCGGTGGTGAGCATCGCTGGCAACCTTGAGGGCCCTGGTCTTCCGGTTGTGACCGTTGACCACCATGCCGTCGGGCGCATGGCGGCCGAGTTCTTCATGGACCGTGGCTTTGAGCACTTCGCCTATGCGGGGCTGGATGGGCGTTACTACGTGTCCCGACGCTTCGGGGGGTATGCCGAGCGGCTGCGTGAGGCCGGTGCGACCTGTGTCCAGCACATCACCGGTATCAGCGGTTCGACAGGTCGTCCCAGCGCGACGGCGCGGCGGCGCCTACGGCAATGGCTGCAGGCGCGTATCACCCCGACCGCCCTGTTCGTCTGTGATGACCTTCACGCGGTCATGGTGCTTGAGGAAGCGCGATCGATTGGTCTTCGTATCCCAGAGGAGCTGGCTGTGCTCGCGGTGGATAATGATGAGTTGACCTGCAATCTCTCGGACCCCCCTCTCTCGAGCATCGACCACGGCAGTCAGCAGATTGGTTACCAAGCGGGCCGGCTCCTGGACAGCCTGCTCCGGGGCGAGGCCGCCCCCGAAGCCCCAGTCGTCGTCCCGCCTCAGGACCTGATCGCCCGACGCAGCACCGACACGTATCCTCGCACGCACCCCGACATCTCGCGTGCGATCGCCTTCATGCACGCGCATCTGCAGCACCCGGTTTCTGTCGATGAGATTGCTGAAGCCGCGAGTGTATCGCGTCGCTCGTTGGAAAAACTATTCCGTGAAGTTCTGCATCGCTCAGTCCTCGAGGAGTACCACCGGCTGCGGATCGAGGCCATCAAACTCAGCCTGACACAGGGGGATCAACCACTAAAGCGTATCGCGGAGGAGATGGGTTTCTCCACGGTTCATTATTTCAGCAGTTTCTTCTCCCGGAGGGTTGGCATGGCGCCAGCGGCCTGGCGAAAAATGGCCAACGGCCGTTGA
- a CDS encoding TIM barrel protein translates to MSITYRQLTPEAIIDLALNTGLSAIEWGGDLHVPHGDLVSAKRVGERTRANGLVCGSYGSYYRLGEQALIDGAADRVIETAVALGAPAVRVWAGTRGSAETSDTERSRIVEDGRHFVLQAETRGVRVVVEYHASTLTDTAASATRLRDEIGHPALTLGWQPPNRFSDEQRVADLQSVLEAVTDVHVFNWRMKDGKIERRALAEAQDSWRSCLRLLREDGRDHHLMLEFVPEDEPAALEPEAATLLDLINSA, encoded by the coding sequence GTGTCCATCACCTATCGCCAGCTCACGCCTGAGGCGATCATCGACCTTGCTCTGAATACTGGCCTATCCGCCATCGAGTGGGGTGGTGATCTTCACGTGCCTCACGGAGACCTGGTCTCGGCTAAACGTGTTGGAGAACGCACGCGAGCCAACGGTCTGGTATGTGGTTCTTACGGTTCCTATTACAGGCTTGGCGAGCAGGCACTGATCGACGGTGCTGCGGACCGGGTGATCGAGACCGCAGTCGCCTTGGGAGCTCCTGCCGTCCGGGTCTGGGCGGGTACGCGTGGGTCGGCGGAGACAAGCGACACGGAGCGTTCTCGGATCGTCGAAGATGGCAGACACTTTGTCCTTCAGGCTGAGACCCGAGGGGTACGTGTGGTCGTCGAGTATCACGCCAGCACGCTGACTGATACCGCTGCATCGGCTACGCGGCTGCGAGACGAGATCGGTCATCCGGCTCTGACACTTGGCTGGCAGCCCCCCAACCGATTCAGCGATGAGCAACGAGTGGCTGATCTGCAAAGTGTGCTCGAAGCGGTGACAGATGTCCACGTGTTTAACTGGCGTATGAAGGATGGCAAGATCGAGCGGCGTGCCCTGGCTGAGGCGCAGGACTCCTGGCGCTCCTGCCTCCGGCTGCTGCGTGAAGACGGTCGTGACCATCACCTCATGCTGGAGTTCGTGCCCGAAGACGAGCCGGCGGCGCTAGAGCCTGAGGCCGCAACGCTTCTGGATCTGATCAACTCTGCTTGA
- a CDS encoding sulfatase-like hydrolase/transferase — protein MNQPRITRRRFVQGCAAGALGGMVAPIAWGQAPAAGRARRPNILTISTDQWHAGAFGHLGNPWVRTPHSDRIADRSVRFDQAYCADPVCAPSRTSWLTGRMPVEHGVIGNGVAIDPGMIDSGQWFGNHGYETAHFGKWHTRGRNPARSHDIYHGMHPAGQYADTSVAQMARSYLLGRPKTKPFFAHVALMNPHDICQVSCFHTAAGDLPIDPEQLPPLPDNFSNRPDEPSTLARRVRQSFRRAQQRSWDELDWRLYIWMYYRYCEQVDLAVGMILDALDASGEAENTLLVYTSDHGEGLSHHGLYTKAFLYESAARVPFYISFPGRLDTGAANTSIPVSGIDLMPTFCAAAGVPTPTDLPGEDVLGQWREGTSRREHLVISGSFGGHMVRDDRYKLIRYDNDETVQLFDLEKDPGETRNLAGEQPSRVASLWTGAEAFHQRLKPRQP, from the coding sequence ATGAATCAGCCACGAATTACAAGGCGGCGGTTCGTGCAGGGATGTGCAGCTGGCGCGCTAGGCGGGATGGTCGCACCCATCGCATGGGGTCAGGCTCCGGCGGCGGGGCGAGCCCGACGGCCGAACATCCTGACAATCAGCACGGACCAGTGGCACGCCGGAGCCTTCGGACACCTCGGCAACCCTTGGGTCCGCACTCCCCATTCGGACCGCATCGCCGACCGATCTGTGCGCTTTGATCAGGCCTACTGCGCGGACCCCGTCTGTGCTCCCTCCCGCACCTCATGGCTGACCGGACGCATGCCGGTGGAGCACGGCGTGATCGGCAACGGCGTCGCAATAGACCCCGGGATGATCGACAGCGGGCAGTGGTTCGGTAACCACGGCTACGAGACCGCTCACTTCGGCAAGTGGCACACTCGCGGACGCAACCCGGCCCGATCACACGACATCTATCACGGCATGCACCCCGCTGGCCAGTACGCCGATACCAGCGTCGCGCAGATGGCACGGTCCTACCTCCTCGGGCGGCCTAAGACCAAGCCCTTCTTCGCCCACGTCGCGCTCATGAATCCCCACGACATCTGTCAGGTCTCATGTTTTCACACCGCCGCAGGTGATCTCCCCATCGATCCGGAGCAGCTTCCACCCCTGCCGGATAACTTCAGCAACCGTCCCGACGAACCGTCAACGCTTGCACGCCGAGTACGACAGTCTTTCCGAAGGGCGCAACAACGCAGCTGGGATGAACTGGACTGGCGTCTCTACATCTGGATGTACTACCGCTACTGCGAACAGGTGGACCTGGCCGTTGGCATGATCCTCGATGCACTCGACGCCTCGGGAGAAGCAGAGAACACCCTGCTGGTTTACACCTCCGATCATGGGGAGGGGCTCTCGCATCACGGCCTATATACCAAAGCGTTCCTGTATGAATCCGCGGCCAGGGTCCCGTTCTATATCAGCTTCCCGGGGCGTCTGGACACCGGCGCGGCCAACACATCCATCCCGGTCTCGGGGATTGACCTGATGCCGACATTCTGTGCTGCGGCGGGGGTCCCGACCCCGACGGACCTGCCGGGTGAGGACGTGCTCGGGCAGTGGCGCGAAGGCACAAGCCGGCGCGAACACCTGGTGATCTCCGGGTCCTTCGGCGGCCATATGGTGCGTGACGATCGATACAAACTCATCCGCTACGACAACGATGAGACCGTGCAGTTGTTCGATCTTGAGAAAGATCCGGGAGAGACGAGAAACCTCGCGGGCGAACAACCCAGCCGTGTGGCCTCGCTCTGGACCGGCGCGGAGGCTTTTCACCAGCGGCTCAAGCCGAGACAACCCTAA
- a CDS encoding recombinase family protein — protein MPKRCAIYTRKSHEEGLDQAFNSLDAQREAGLDYIRSQKHEGWTVVDRYYDDGGFSGGNTDRPALKKLLEDIERGRVDVVVVYKVDRLSRSLHDFAQIMQRFDERRVSFVSVTQQFSTTTSMGRLTLNMLLSFAQFEREVTGERIRDKIAATKKKGMWAGGQPPLGYRVENNILQIVPPEAEIVRCIFEGYLKHRSLLKLAEQLDQQGLRTRSWTSSKGIAHGGRRFSTNALHRTLTNRTYLGRITHKGKVWPGLQEPIIDKELWDRVHKAMHKRSRQAASSWRHTHLLKGKLKTREGVTLTTGSTGRKKQRHTGRAVPYYISMTALKQGYKTCAIKSLNARHLDDLVRSIVLTQVQEDPRYARLASLEPSVRDAILRATIQRVTLAEDQLDVHLDLAAGAAAIEDGCATGDAAELQKTPFPVCLYRPAVERDGERLHITLAIQIKKLDGKRLILGPDGQDLFQPAQPEPQPHLVLALGQAYSWKQRLESTGCTLAALAKELGITERRIRELLPLTLVGPGLVKRILTGNHGSTITLDRLLATATHLDWQRQLAFLGMDEPVSTTP, from the coding sequence GCAACACCGACCGACCCGCGCTCAAAAAGCTCCTTGAGGACATCGAACGCGGCCGAGTCGATGTCGTGGTGGTCTACAAGGTCGACCGCCTCTCACGTTCGCTCCACGACTTCGCCCAGATCATGCAGCGCTTCGATGAGAGGAGGGTGAGCTTCGTCTCGGTGACCCAGCAGTTCAGCACCACCACCTCGATGGGCAGGCTCACTCTTAACATGCTCCTGAGCTTCGCGCAGTTCGAACGCGAGGTCACCGGCGAACGGATCCGTGACAAGATCGCCGCGACCAAGAAGAAGGGGATGTGGGCCGGCGGTCAGCCACCTCTGGGCTACCGGGTCGAGAACAACATCCTCCAGATCGTGCCCCCGGAAGCGGAGATCGTTCGTTGCATCTTCGAGGGGTATCTCAAGCACCGCTCGCTGCTGAAACTGGCCGAGCAGCTCGATCAGCAGGGCCTTCGGACCCGCAGCTGGACCAGCTCCAAAGGTATTGCGCACGGCGGCCGTAGATTCAGCACCAACGCCCTGCACCGCACCCTCACCAATCGGACCTATCTCGGCAGGATCACCCATAAGGGCAAGGTCTGGCCGGGCCTGCAAGAGCCGATCATTGACAAGGAACTCTGGGATCGGGTGCATAAGGCGATGCATAAGCGCAGCCGCCAGGCTGCTTCAAGCTGGCGTCACACGCATCTTCTAAAGGGCAAGCTCAAGACCCGGGAGGGCGTGACCCTGACCACCGGTTCCACCGGCCGCAAGAAGCAGCGTCATACCGGAAGGGCGGTTCCCTACTACATCAGCATGACGGCGCTTAAGCAGGGCTACAAGACCTGCGCGATCAAGAGCCTCAACGCCCGGCACCTGGATGACCTGGTCCGCTCGATTGTGCTGACTCAGGTCCAGGAGGACCCACGATACGCGCGACTCGCTTCGCTCGAGCCATCGGTCCGCGACGCGATCCTCCGAGCCACCATCCAGCGTGTCACCCTAGCCGAGGATCAACTGGACGTTCATCTGGATCTCGCTGCTGGCGCAGCTGCGATCGAGGACGGCTGCGCAACAGGCGATGCTGCAGAACTACAAAAGACCCCCTTCCCAGTCTGTCTCTACCGCCCAGCCGTGGAACGGGATGGTGAGCGCCTCCACATCACGCTGGCGATCCAGATCAAGAAGCTCGACGGCAAGCGATTGATCCTGGGTCCCGATGGTCAGGACCTCTTCCAGCCGGCGCAGCCCGAGCCTCAGCCGCACCTGGTTCTGGCCTTGGGTCAGGCCTACAGCTGGAAGCAGAGGCTTGAATCGACGGGCTGCACCCTCGCGGCCCTGGCCAAAGAGCTGGGCATCACCGAAAGGCGGATCCGCGAACTGCTGCCCCTGACCCTTGTGGGCCCCGGGCTGGTCAAACGGATCCTCACTGGGAACCACGGCTCGACGATCACCCTCGATCGGCTTCTGGCAACCGCCACGCATCTTGATTGGCAACGCCAGCTGGCGTTCCTGGGCATGGACGAGCCAGTCAGCACAACCCCCTGA
- a CDS encoding sialate O-acetylesterase, with product MKLSATFLAALLTLFWPAMVCAALQLPAILDDHMVLQRHKPVPIWGRTLPGTPITVRFADQIHTVIASETGDWRVTLEPMMGSAHGRSLSIEAGPDSAVLRDVLVGEVWLCTGQSNMQFGLRNAERGPRAIEKADAYPNLRLFLVANHVVERGEDLQGSWLASSPESAERFGAVGYFYGLELHQQMDVPIGLISSAWGATTADAWTPIEAIQADRALSHILDRDARREADRPRLEAEHARRIASWQAERDRAIAEGKAPSRKPAPPVALRPQSQASSLYNAMIHPLIPFSLRGVIWYQGESDVARADDYELMLKTLITSWREAWDDPRLSFGIVQLPNYRQPNDQPVDSAWASLREAQRLAARDLHDAGLAVTIDLGDSDNGHPPNKQPVALRLAQWALATVYRQPIASQGPRVQTLRHDRGRVILTFESTGDLTTIDGEPPRHFAVQDSHSAWHWAEATIESPNRIRLTPPTGVQAKAARYAWANNPDSANLTDASRLPAGPFRIDSIAEQVRPHPRLLVNMSDFERLRALVQTDQVAGDWHQRLRLRAPDLLAQPVAKHQLRDGVRLLYESRAVMTRVQILGLLHTLNPDKRYIDRIWADLEAAAGFPDWNPAHFLDVAEMAVGFALAYDWLYDTWTEDQRAVIRQAIVRHALQPALSAYEDEAWWTTTSNNWNQVCGGGLILAALAVADEEPDLSARIIELCIGSLPKSMARYAPDGGYEEGPGYWSYGTTYNVLAIAGLESALGHAFGLAEIEGFDLTGSFPLQMTGPTGFVFNFADAIESRFASPALMYLARRYSQPAYARFAVERDRGRLLELIWYDPQLLEESTTPLPRSKYYEKVGVAMIRTAWGDPMASFLAVKGGTLPSAHGQLDLGSFVLETRGIRWFIDPGRDDYNLPGYFDQSRDGRRWHYYRNRAEGHNTLVINPTERPDQDLSADAPMVVEDQSISVDLSQVYGVPVSRTFTLTQDAATITDAIDAGEPIDLWWFAHTRARIDLSADRRVATLTQEGQTIRVILTEPAEAGWQIMAARPLPTSPDPAGQNPNHGGSLLNNALGSSFAPQGVAPEYGPADPDRAIRKLALNLQSDEPLRIMIRIETLGPSARAQTGPRGP from the coding sequence GTGAAACTCTCCGCCACCTTTCTTGCCGCCCTGCTCACCTTGTTCTGGCCTGCCATGGTCTGTGCTGCGTTGCAACTACCGGCCATTCTCGATGATCACATGGTGCTTCAACGGCACAAACCGGTGCCTATCTGGGGTCGCACCCTACCGGGTACTCCGATCACGGTTCGATTCGCCGACCAGATTCATACCGTCATCGCTAGCGAGACGGGTGACTGGCGTGTCACGCTCGAACCGATGATGGGAAGCGCTCACGGACGGTCGCTGTCCATCGAGGCTGGACCCGACAGCGCGGTACTCCGGGATGTGCTGGTCGGTGAGGTCTGGCTGTGTACTGGTCAGTCCAACATGCAGTTTGGTCTGCGCAATGCGGAGCGAGGGCCGCGGGCTATAGAGAAGGCCGACGCGTACCCCAACCTCCGACTGTTTCTCGTTGCTAATCATGTCGTCGAGCGTGGCGAGGACCTGCAGGGCTCGTGGTTGGCAAGCAGTCCCGAGAGTGCCGAACGATTCGGCGCTGTCGGCTACTTCTATGGGCTTGAGTTGCACCAGCAAATGGACGTACCGATCGGGCTGATCAGTTCGGCATGGGGAGCGACAACCGCCGATGCCTGGACGCCGATCGAGGCCATCCAGGCGGATCGTGCGCTGAGCCATATTCTCGATCGTGACGCCCGCCGGGAGGCCGATCGTCCGCGGCTCGAGGCGGAGCATGCCCGCCGGATCGCCTCGTGGCAAGCCGAGCGTGACAGAGCAATCGCGGAAGGTAAGGCCCCCTCCAGAAAACCAGCCCCACCGGTGGCGCTTCGACCGCAGTCCCAGGCGTCGAGCCTGTACAACGCCATGATTCACCCGCTGATCCCATTTTCTCTGCGTGGCGTCATCTGGTACCAGGGCGAATCGGATGTCGCACGGGCAGATGACTATGAGCTGATGCTCAAGACGCTGATCACCAGCTGGCGAGAGGCCTGGGACGATCCTCGGCTGTCCTTTGGCATCGTTCAACTGCCCAACTATCGGCAGCCGAACGATCAGCCTGTGGATTCAGCGTGGGCCAGTCTTCGCGAAGCCCAGCGTCTGGCCGCCCGTGATCTTCACGACGCCGGTCTCGCCGTGACCATCGACCTTGGCGACTCGGACAACGGGCACCCACCCAACAAGCAGCCCGTTGCCCTACGCCTTGCACAATGGGCGCTCGCGACCGTCTATCGACAACCGATTGCTTCTCAAGGCCCGAGGGTCCAGACGCTCCGACACGATCGCGGGCGTGTGATTCTGACCTTCGAGAGCACCGGCGACCTCACCACGATCGACGGGGAGCCGCCACGGCACTTCGCTGTTCAGGACAGCCACAGTGCCTGGCACTGGGCCGAAGCCACGATCGAATCACCCAACCGAATCCGACTCACGCCCCCCACCGGGGTCCAGGCAAAAGCCGCCCGTTACGCCTGGGCCAACAACCCCGACAGCGCGAATCTGACCGACGCGAGTCGATTGCCTGCGGGACCGTTCCGCATCGACTCGATCGCGGAGCAGGTGCGACCTCATCCTCGGCTGCTGGTGAATATGAGTGATTTCGAGCGTCTTCGTGCGCTCGTCCAGACCGATCAGGTGGCTGGCGACTGGCACCAGCGACTGCGTCTTCGTGCGCCCGATCTTCTCGCTCAACCCGTCGCAAAACATCAGCTTCGCGATGGTGTTCGCCTGCTATATGAGAGCCGCGCGGTCATGACACGGGTGCAGATTCTTGGCCTGCTGCACACCCTCAACCCTGATAAACGGTACATCGATCGTATCTGGGCGGACCTCGAAGCCGCGGCGGGCTTCCCGGACTGGAACCCGGCGCACTTTCTTGATGTCGCTGAGATGGCCGTTGGCTTCGCACTTGCTTATGACTGGCTCTACGACACCTGGACTGAAGATCAGCGAGCCGTGATCCGTCAGGCCATTGTCCGCCATGCTCTCCAACCCGCTCTGTCTGCCTACGAAGACGAGGCATGGTGGACGACCACCAGCAATAACTGGAATCAGGTCTGCGGCGGCGGGTTGATCCTGGCCGCCCTGGCCGTCGCCGATGAAGAGCCCGACCTGAGTGCACGGATCATTGAATTGTGTATTGGATCACTGCCGAAGTCGATGGCGCGTTACGCGCCGGACGGCGGGTACGAGGAAGGCCCGGGATACTGGTCGTATGGCACGACCTACAACGTGCTGGCGATCGCCGGGCTTGAATCGGCGCTTGGACACGCGTTCGGGCTTGCTGAGATCGAAGGCTTCGACCTCACCGGAAGTTTCCCGCTGCAGATGACCGGACCGACTGGGTTCGTCTTTAACTTCGCCGACGCCATCGAATCTCGCTTCGCCTCGCCGGCGCTGATGTACCTCGCCAGGAGGTATTCTCAGCCCGCTTACGCGCGATTTGCTGTGGAACGTGACCGGGGCAGGCTGCTCGAACTGATCTGGTACGACCCGCAGCTACTCGAAGAATCAACCACACCACTTCCCCGCAGCAAGTACTACGAGAAAGTCGGCGTGGCCATGATACGCACGGCCTGGGGTGACCCGATGGCCAGCTTTCTGGCTGTCAAAGGGGGCACGCTCCCATCGGCGCACGGACAGCTCGACCTGGGCTCCTTCGTCCTGGAGACACGAGGAATCCGCTGGTTTATCGATCCGGGTCGTGACGACTACAACCTGCCCGGATACTTCGATCAGAGCCGTGATGGTCGGCGGTGGCACTACTATCGCAATCGCGCCGAGGGGCACAACACCCTCGTGATCAACCCAACCGAGAGGCCAGACCAGGACCTGAGCGCTGATGCTCCAATGGTGGTCGAAGATCAGAGCATCTCAGTTGATCTGTCGCAGGTCTATGGCGTCCCGGTATCTCGGACCTTCACGCTCACTCAAGATGCCGCCACGATCACCGACGCGATCGACGCTGGAGAGCCAATCGATCTGTGGTGGTTCGCACACACGCGCGCCCGCATCGATCTCTCGGCCGATCGGCGTGTCGCGACCCTTACGCAGGAGGGCCAAACGATCCGGGTTATCCTCACTGAACCTGCCGAGGCTGGCTGGCAGATCATGGCAGCCAGGCCACTGCCTACCTCACCCGACCCCGCAGGACAGAACCCCAACCATGGCGGCAGCCTCCTCAACAACGCGCTGGGGAGTAGTTTTGCGCCTCAAGGCGTCGCCCCTGAGTATGGCCCAGCCGACCCTGATCGTGCGATCCGAAAGCTTGCCCTGAACCTGCAATCGGACGAGCCTCTGAGGATCATGATCCGGATCGAGACCCTTGGCCCCTCGGCCCGCGCCCAGACCGGGCCCCGGGGTCCATGA